The DNA sequence TTCGCTGACCGCTGCTGCACCATATAACTCTTCCTCCTCGGATGCCATGACACCGGTGCTGCCGAACAATAAGACTGTCAAAGCCCCGCCCACTACTCCGTTCATCCATTTTTTCATTTCGATCCGCTCCTTTTTTGTATGCTTCGTGATTTTCTTTTCTACAGGTTCAGTATAGGAAAGAAGTATGTCGAAAGCATGGCAAAACCAGGGCGGAAAGACAACGTTTTCAAAACTGGAAAAGGAAGAGTGTGAAAGTCACTCCCCTACTTCTGAATTGGTGCTTTTGATTTCCCAATGGATGACGAGCGTCAGCACGACCCGCAGGATGACGATGGCAGACAGGACGATGAATTCATCGATTGTCTGGATGATGACCGTCTTCAGTATTTCCGCGGCCAGTTTGAATTCCAGACTGAAAGCCAGCGCTTTGGCCAATTCGAGTTTCGGTTGGTTGTTGTTCAGATTCAGCTTGTCCATAATGAACAGATACAATGACTTGACGCAGCCATAAAGGATGATCAGGACACCGATGCCCTCGATCAGGCTCGCAAGTGTTGGGATGACTTCGGTTAAGACTGCATGCAGATTCATGATACGCCTCCTTTATGTACTTGAGATAATCTGGTGAAACGATTTATTTTTTGATCTGTTTCTTTTTTTCTCCGCTTCTTCGACCCGGAAGCGGACGATCCGGCGCACAAGCTCGTATGGGATAGGTTTCGTCAGCGGAAATTGGATGGCGCCTTTTGAAGTCTTGTAATCCGTCAATTCTTCCTTGAAAGCTGCAACGCCGCTCGGTGCGGGATAGAAGCCGATATGATTTTTCTGCAAACCAAAATGCACAAGGTTCCCATTCTGGTAGAAGGTTGGCATCTGATAGCTGATTTTCTCCGTCGCATCGGGCGCTTCTTCCTTTATCACCTGGCGTAATTCCTGCAGGATTACCTGGATATCCTCATCGTAGCGGCTGATGTATGCATCAATCGTTTCAATTTTTATAGCTGATTCTTCCATTTCAGTCCACCTCAATAGTCTGGATTTTTCGTTGTTTGCGTTCCTGTGAATAGTATATCATATAGCGATGCAAGTGCTTGCAAGCTTGACGGATAGTAGGTATGATGATGTCAAAGGAGAGAAAAAAACTGGACAAGCCCGCTCCCTAATCCCAATGCCTACAGACACTGATTCTGACTAACGCAACTATAATCGGAAAGTCTGGTTGCAGATTCACAACCCAATAAGGGAGTGAGAAAGATGCGCAATATTCTTAAAAAAACCAAAAAATTCCTCAAAAAATTTGGACCTGGCATCATCACCGGAGCCTCTGATGATGATCCATCGGGAATCGTCACCTACTCACAGACCGGCGCCATGTTCGGCCTTCATCTGCTGTGGCTTTCTCCGATTTCGTGCATCTTTGCGATTGCCATCCAAGAAATGTGCGGACGGATCGGGCTGGTTTCGGGTAAAGGGCTGACAGGGATCATGAAAGAATCCTACCCTAAATGGATAAGCTATCCGGCAATCTCCCTTCTGTTCATCGCCAATACGATCAACATCGGTGCCGATCTTGGCGCGATGGCCGCGGTAGCTCAGATGGTGCTCGGCTTGCCCTTCATCTTTTGGATCCTGTTCATGACTGCCCTGACCTTGATCCTGGAAATTTTTATGGATTACAAAAATTATTCAAAATTCCTGATGTTGCTGACGCTTTCCCTGTTCGCTTATTTCTTCACGGCATTCACGGTCCGCCAGGATTGGGGCGCTGTCCTTCAGCATACCCTTATCCCAACCTTTTACCCTTCCCGGGAATTTACGCTAAATGTGGTGGCTTTTTTAGGGACGACGATTTCCCCTTACCTGTTTTTTTGGCAAGCGGATGAAGAAGTGGAAAAAGAGATTGTCGAGCATAAAATAAAAGGGATCGGCATCGGAAAACCCCGCATCTTTGTCAAGGATATCCAGGATATGAAGATTGATACGATTGTCGGGATGTTTTTTACGACAGTCACTGCTTTCATGATTGTGCTGACGACAGCCGGGACCCTTCACCTTAGCGGCATCACCACCATCAATTCTGCTTCGGAGGCCGCTCAAGCGCTTCGGCCCTTGGTGGGAGACTTCGCCTATTGGCTGTTCGCTTTGGGCATCATCGGAACAGGCCTGCTTGGTGTGCCTGTTTTGGCCGGATCCTCATCCTACGCCATTTCCGAATTTTTTGGTTGGGAGACGGGTCTGGGTAAGAAACTGAAGGAGGCGCATGGTTTCTATGGCGTCATCACCATCGCCACGCTCATCGGACTGACGATCAATTTTGTCGGGATCGATCCGATGAGAGCTTTGTACTATTCCGCAGCCATCAATGGTTTGATGGCCCCGCCCCTGATGCTCCTGATCCTCTTCATCGGCAACAATAAAAAGGTGATGGGTAGCCATACGAATCGCCGTTTGGGAAATGTGGTCGGCGGCATTGCGACGCTGGTGATGTTCGGCATCGGCGTAGTGTTCTTGAAGGATTTGTTCGGATTTTAGCGGACAACCCAACTGCGGCAAACACTTCCTTCATCGGGAATTTCAGGCGCTTCCGGCGGCGTTTTCCCGGCGAGCATTCCTTCGTCGGGAATTCCATGCATTTGAAGTGCTTTTTTGCACCTTTTCACTTATTTTAAGGATGTAATTCCATTTTCATAAAAATGTGTTATGATATGGATTGAAAATTTGAACGGTAAAGAAAGGAAAGTATAATGAACACACCTTCTATTTATGGATTGACTTTGGATCAGCTGGAAGCTTGGTTGTTGGAACAAGGCCAGAAAAAATTCCGCGCCCAACAGATCTGGGACTGGCTATATATCAAACGCGTCCTCGATTTCTCGGAAATGACGAACTTGTCAAAAGATTTGGTTGCCCTTCTCTCCGACACCTTCCTGCTGCAGCCCCTGAATCAAGTGGTCGTCCAAGAATCAGCGGACGGCACAACTAAATACCTCTTCCAACTGGAAGATAAACTGATGATCGAAACCGTCCTGATGCGTCAGGAATACGGTCTGTCCGTCTGCGTCACGACCCAAGTCGGCTGCGATATCGGCTGCACGTTCTGCGCAAGCGGTCTGAAACGCAAGCAACGCGATCTGACTGCCGGCGAAATCGTTGCACAGATCATGCAGATCCAGCACTACTTGGATCAAAAAGGCAATGGTGAACGCGTCAGCCACATCGTTGTGATGGGCATAGGTGAACCGTTCGACAATTACGACAATGTCATCGCCTTCCTGAACATCGTCAACCACGCGAAAGGGTTGGCAATCGGCGCTCGTCATATCACGGTTTCCACCAGCGGATTGGCTCCGAAAATCCGCGAATTCGCGGAAAACGGGCTGCAAGTCAACTTGGCTTTGTCCCTGCATGCGCCGAACGATGAAATCCGCAGCCGCATGATGCGCATCAACCGCAAACACCCGCTGAAGGAAGTCATGTCCGCCATCGACGAGTATCTGGAAAAGACAAACCGCCGCATCACTTTCGAATACATCATGATTTCAGGTGTGAACGACAGACCGGAGCAGGCGCATGAATTGGTTGCCTTGTTGAAGGATAAGCGTCACCTGTCCTACGTGAACCTGATCCCTTACAATCCGGTTGCCGAGCACATCAAATACGAGCGCAGCACCAAAAAGGATATTCTGGCATTCTATGATATCCTCAAAAAGAACAACATCAACTGCGTCATCCGCAAGGAGCACGGCACCGACATCGATGCCGCCTGCGGCCAACTGCGCAGCAAACATCTGGAAAAAGCAACTAAATAATTGACCTTAGCGGGGGCCGTCTCAAAGTAAAATGAGATGGCCTCTGTTTTTTTGTTCGTTTCTGATTTTATTGCCGGTGTCGACCCTAGCCAGCAACCCAGCTCCTGCTTGTTTATTCCTCATCAGGAGAGGTCTCCTGCATCCAACCTTTGAATCCGCAATGCGGGCAAGTCAACCGTTTGCCTTGCTTGCCTCCGTTCAACGACAACAGATCCTTCAGGAAGCTGATTTTGAATTTTCGCCGGCATTGTGGGCAGACGTACGCATTCACACGCGAATGGTAGTATACGATCGCGAACAGAACCGCGATTCCCGCCAAAATCATCAGCGCCGGATAAAAGCCGCCTGCTCTCTCAGCCGCAGGAAAGCCAACCACCAAGAACAGCACATACCCCGCAACCGCAAGCATCGTAACGATATCCGATTTCCGGTTTTTTCCATTTTTTACCATGCCTCATTCTTCCCTTCCTGTTTCTAATTCAATCATAACACTTTTTGGTTGGGCACTAAAAGTGTGGTATATTGGAACCAACAAATTAAGTCCATTGGCAATAACATATTTGACCATTGGAGACGGAGGAATAGTATGAGCAGAGTAATTCTTACGACTGAAAGCGGCGCGGATATCCCCACTGATTTGGCAAAGAAACACAATATCCAGATTGTATCGATGCACGTCATCATGGATGATATCGATCATCTTGATGGATCTTTTCCGGTCACGGATCTGTATGATTATTACGAGCGAACCAATAAAACGCCTTCCACGACCGCAACCAATCCAAACGAATATACTGCTTTTTTCGAAAAGATCCGCTCTGAGCTTCCCGACAGCATCATCGTGCATATCGGCTACACCTCCAAGGCCTCTTCCTCATTCCAGAGTGCCGTGTTGGCGGCGGAAGATTTCGAGAACATCCACCTCATCGATGCCCTGAACGTATCCGGCGGCTTGGCCGCGATCGTACTTTATGCCGCTGATTTGCTTGAAAAGGAACCGGATATCGCAGTGGGAAAATTGGTTTCCGCCATCGAATCTGTAGTGCCGCGCACGCACTTCTCGTTCATGCCATCCGGTCTCGAATTCCTGCGGGCAGGCGGCCGCGTCTCCAATGCAGCTTATTTGGGGGCATCGCTGCTGAAGATAAAACCAACAATCGAATTGATCGACGGCAAATTGGTTTCCAAAAAAAAATACCGCGGCAAGATGAGCCGCGTCGTCGTCGATTTTTTTGATGACTACCTGAAGACTTATCCCATCGACGAAAATAAGCTGTACCTCATCCAATCGCTCGGCTTGGAAGAAGAAATCATGACCCAAATGGAAAACTACGCGAAGGAAAAAGGCTACCAGGACGTCACTTGGATCCAGACCGGCGGCGTCATCACTTCCCATGGCGGTCCTGGCGCTTTCGGGATTGCCGGAATCGAAAAATCAGGAAACGCCGAATAAAAGAAAAAACTTCTGCATTACGGAATAATTCCGTAATGCAGAAGTTTTTTGTTTGTCCACTAATTCTCTCCGATATCCTCAGGCAGGATCGTGAACAGGTCGGCCTCCTCATCTTCGGCCAGGCGGTTGCTTTGGTGCAACTTTGCCTTCTCGAAGAGGCTCCTGGCCGTAC is a window from the Trichococcus shcherbakoviae genome containing:
- a CDS encoding DUF1622 domain-containing protein, translating into MNLHAVLTEVIPTLASLIEGIGVLIILYGCVKSLYLFIMDKLNLNNNQPKLELAKALAFSLEFKLAAEILKTVIIQTIDEFIVLSAIVILRVVLTLVIHWEIKSTNSEVGE
- a CDS encoding DUF1801 domain-containing protein — protein: MEESAIKIETIDAYISRYDEDIQVILQELRQVIKEEAPDATEKISYQMPTFYQNGNLVHFGLQKNHIGFYPAPSGVAAFKEELTDYKTSKGAIQFPLTKPIPYELVRRIVRFRVEEAEKKRNRSKNKSFHQIISST
- a CDS encoding divalent metal cation transporter: MRNILKKTKKFLKKFGPGIITGASDDDPSGIVTYSQTGAMFGLHLLWLSPISCIFAIAIQEMCGRIGLVSGKGLTGIMKESYPKWISYPAISLLFIANTINIGADLGAMAAVAQMVLGLPFIFWILFMTALTLILEIFMDYKNYSKFLMLLTLSLFAYFFTAFTVRQDWGAVLQHTLIPTFYPSREFTLNVVAFLGTTISPYLFFWQADEEVEKEIVEHKIKGIGIGKPRIFVKDIQDMKIDTIVGMFFTTVTAFMIVLTTAGTLHLSGITTINSASEAAQALRPLVGDFAYWLFALGIIGTGLLGVPVLAGSSSYAISEFFGWETGLGKKLKEAHGFYGVITIATLIGLTINFVGIDPMRALYYSAAINGLMAPPLMLLILFIGNNKKVMGSHTNRRLGNVVGGIATLVMFGIGVVFLKDLFGF
- the rlmN gene encoding 23S rRNA (adenine(2503)-C(2))-methyltransferase RlmN — protein: MNTPSIYGLTLDQLEAWLLEQGQKKFRAQQIWDWLYIKRVLDFSEMTNLSKDLVALLSDTFLLQPLNQVVVQESADGTTKYLFQLEDKLMIETVLMRQEYGLSVCVTTQVGCDIGCTFCASGLKRKQRDLTAGEIVAQIMQIQHYLDQKGNGERVSHIVVMGIGEPFDNYDNVIAFLNIVNHAKGLAIGARHITVSTSGLAPKIREFAENGLQVNLALSLHAPNDEIRSRMMRINRKHPLKEVMSAIDEYLEKTNRRITFEYIMISGVNDRPEQAHELVALLKDKRHLSYVNLIPYNPVAEHIKYERSTKKDILAFYDILKKNNINCVIRKEHGTDIDAACGQLRSKHLEKATK
- a CDS encoding DegV family protein, which produces MSRVILTTESGADIPTDLAKKHNIQIVSMHVIMDDIDHLDGSFPVTDLYDYYERTNKTPSTTATNPNEYTAFFEKIRSELPDSIIVHIGYTSKASSSFQSAVLAAEDFENIHLIDALNVSGGLAAIVLYAADLLEKEPDIAVGKLVSAIESVVPRTHFSFMPSGLEFLRAGGRVSNAAYLGASLLKIKPTIELIDGKLVSKKKYRGKMSRVVVDFFDDYLKTYPIDENKLYLIQSLGLEEEIMTQMENYAKEKGYQDVTWIQTGGVITSHGGPGAFGIAGIEKSGNAE